One segment of Asterias rubens chromosome 2, eAstRub1.3, whole genome shotgun sequence DNA contains the following:
- the LOC117307035 gene encoding scm-like with four MBT domains protein 1 — MAANQPKSQSQGPALPPTILIVPKVSIQQDKMATATAQSEGSSSSVTTSPHTGNAHQPQQVLVNLPLQQSQQLTQNPSISLGNNITLTVQPALQGGTVSQIGGTQFKLEGTPSSVHSNKVGAFLKPPVKLPIQVPQRVYKRSVAAIQMQQLKQIENQAKTGGGTQQPRMPSQPPSQFSAVLLKPKQVQGSVTSSLASPTQSQVVTTAGKPSTGSPTSTAKSQPVLVQTAMSPKIIVQAAPTGTQQQGVPAKSVLFSGGQRFTIVPNTQGGLISPTGVAHQPTSLAATITRTSAPTVAQLAKQQRMQKMALAVVQQQQQQQLVSSGQRPIALKQATGGPVAISPGVTLTQTQLQAMVTSTSTAPMGQFQFTPRMPLTITTQAQQLQQQQLQGLTPKTIQGKITLGQVGAISNVHHIASTTPSTNATNMPGTVTNTSGNIMTQQGPLTIIPKQTLGGTGHFILSSTGIHQVPTSMQGAYLQPGTAPLNNTVHAKLIQTPVPGGVSTHSGLPTNIMLQAVPQTSQAQLKGSSPGSQTPLVTGHSSIPASVVQPQLLQTCGAQATIGLIHVNLSQQSQQSLATVNSLNHPIVRATIQAPLQPSADGTTQPMLTYRPQLVQVTGLPNQPYFQVVAQPQPQPHPQAILPMTSNTQVTQAAAPMATIPIVIAPRIASPKLCLPHPILTPFESQPAEPQVKPDPVSSVDVALKYKMPYPQAPIPHRKRKHSETEDVDEEKKKTDKKEEPPKKEGSVKKEGSVKKEGSVKEKETSEEDSIEFNWEDYLDITGSKAAPHSAFKHVEASIQSGIAPGMKLEVLNKHSPFKSYWVATVVAACSNLLSLRYGGYENERSGDFWVDMTTADIHPIGWCALNQRTLRPPDDLLLKFPKKNWEEFLISFMTWAKSVPEHVLHMRKVSSPTPVDRIKKGMRVEVLDELNPRHAWIAVIKETYGGRLRLRYAAVDDDGDDFWLFYLSWRVHPIDWAKEKLVFMKPPPMVRRRNANTTEAGWNTIHQYALSAARREAAFPKELFKDQPKIRCHRFKKGMRLEAINPKMPSQICPATVSEWLNDKAFLVTIDNLIDDKAGPTFMCHADSGGIFPVNWCEKHGYALTSPKGYGGSYFFWNTYLKERNAKPAPRELFRIFSRDHEFRPSMKVEAVNPFSPAEICVATITKVVNRHMWIHFDNSKLPNLVVDSESHDIFPVGWCESNGYILKAPKKLMARKAKKVAIVWPEKHRQQPTISPLSPGRDLYQKIQRLHRDEDSATGHGTDWTPKVYFNHKCFSGPFLSKGRIAELPKAVGPGIVVLVLREVLSLLINAAYKPPRVLKELEMENEETAGMNGHLQVMKAKYKGKSYRALVEICKTSSELTEYIRTTCIKLECCPNLISLKCVADNEECQDGCTNLTKTKYTYQYGKKKKFHHIGRPPGRKTTTVVRPLPPPPPPRKGNKRRKKRKPFVHRKKHSLLTQEEEEQLQNGQDGEREAMNDGEDARRQDRGGMVKKKNQSQTMAHALLQSAKRKKIHPIPPKLVLPHRERGTKMKTFAAILTSNRAQKKAAKEKPPVQPAVNHEKAKTKAFVTNSKPEDRLHLTSNPLKWTTSEVVKFINKTDCATLARIFEEQEIDGQALLLLTLPTVQECMDLKLGPAIKLCHHIERVKIAFYDQFAK; from the exons ATGGCAGCTAACCAACCCAAATCCCAAAGTCAGGGACCTGCACTTCCTCCAACCATTCTCATCGTACCCAAAGTCAGTATACAACAGGATAAGATGGCTACTGCTACTGCCCAGTCTGAGGGATCATCATCCAGTGTGACAACATCACCACATACAGGAAATGCACACCAGCCGCAGCAGGTTTTGGTGAATCTACCCTTGCAGCAGTCGCAGCAGCTCACCCAGAACCCAAGTATCTCTTTGGGGAATAACATCACTCTGACAGTGCAACCCGCCCTACAAGGAGGAACGGTGTCACAGATTGGTGGCACCCAGTTTAAACTTGAAGGCACGCCATCATCTGTCCATTCAAACAAGGTGGGGGCATTCCTCAAGCCCCCTGTGAAACTACCCATTCAGGTTCCACAACGGGTGTATAAGAGGTCCGTTGCAGCTATACAGATGCAGCAACTGAAACAGATTGAGAATCAGGCTAAAACAGGTGGGGGTACTCAGCAACCAAGAATGCCGAGCCAaccaccaagtcagttttctgCTGTACTTCTGAAACCAAAGCAGGTACAGGGGAGTGTAACGAGCAGCTTGGCAAGTCCCACGCAGAGCCAGGTGGTAACTACTGCAGGTAAACCCAGTACTGGCAGTCCAACATCAACTGCAAAGAGCCAGCCAGTTCTTGTCCAAACTGCAATGTCGCCAAAGATAATAGTCCAAGCTGCACCAACAGGAACACAACAGCAAGGAGTCCCAGCCAAGTCTGTTCTTTTCTCTGGTGGGCAGAGGTTTACAATAGTACCCAACACACAAGGTGGCTTGATATCTCCAACAGGTGTTGCTCACCAACCGACTTCTCTCGCTGCAACAATAACAAGGACTTCAGCTCCGACCGTTGCTCAATTGGCAAAGCAACAGCGGATGCAGAAAATGGCCCTGGCTGTAgtacaacaacagcagcagcagcaattAGTATCAAGTGGTCAAAGGCCAATTGCCCTCAAGCAAGCAACTGGCGGCCCTGTTGCTATTTCTCCTGGGGTTACACTCACACAAACGCAGCTTCAGGCCATGGTGACTTCTACTTCCACTGCACCCATGGGTCAGTTTCAGTTCACCCCGAGGATGCCCCTCACCATCACGACCCAGGCACAGCAACTTCAACAGCAGCAGCTCCAGGGGCTCACTCCCAAGACTATTCAAGGCAAAATCACACTTGGCCAGGTCGGTGCAATATCAAACGTACACCACATCGCCTCAACCACACCGTCAACAAACGCAACCAACATGCCTGGAACAGTCACAAACACATCGGGGAATATTATGACCCAGCAGGGACCATTAACTATCATTCCAAAACAAACTCTTGGCGGCACCGGTCATTTTATACTCTCATCAACTGGTATTCATCAAGTGCCAACAAGTATGCAGGGAGCGTACCTACAGCCAGGGACTGCACCTCTCAATAACACTGTCCATGCCAAGCTGATCCAAACTCCTGTGCCTGGAGGGGTATCTACGCATAGTGGGCTTCCAACCAACATCATGTTGCAGGCTGTGCCACAAACAAGCCAGGCACAGCTGAAGGGAAGTAGCCCAGGAAGCCAAACTCCTCTGGTTACAGGCCACAGTTCCATCCCCGCCTCTGTTGTTCAACCTCAACTGCTACAAACGTGCGGTGCACAGGCAACTATCGGCTTGATTCAT GTAAATCTATCCCAGCAGTCACAGCAGTCATTGGCGACAGTCAACAGCCTCAATCATCCCATCGTTCGGGCAACTATTCAAGCCCCGCTACAGCCCTCTGCAGACGGCACTACTCAACCGATGCTGACCTACAGGCCGCAGTTAGTGCAGGTGACGGGACTCCCCAATCAGCCGTACTTTCAGGTCGTGGCACAGCCTCAGCCTCAGCCTCACCCTCAGGCCATTCTACCCATGACCTCAAATACTCAGGTCACTCAG GCAGCAGCACCAATGGCTACCATACCAATCGTCATCGCTCCCCGTATAGCGTCACCAAAACTCTGCCTGCCTCACCCAATACTGACTCCATTTGAATCGCAACCTGCCGAGCCTCAAGTCAAGCCTGATCCTGTCTCAAGTGTCGATGTGGCATTAAA GTATAAGATGCCTTATCCACAAGCACCCATCCCTCATCGGAAACGGAAACACTCCGAGACGGAAGATGTTGATGAGGAGAAGAAGAAAACGGACAAAAAGGAAGAACCTCCAAAAAAGGAAGGTTCTGTCAAGAAAGAAGGATCTGTCAAGAAAGAAGGTTCTGTCAAAGAGAAAG AAACATCGGAAGAGGACAGCATAGAGTTCAACTGGGAAGATTATCTGGATATCACAGGCTCTAAAGCTGCTCctcacagtgcctttaaacat GTTGAAGCCAGTATCCAGTCAGGCATTGCCCCAGGAATGAAGCTAGAGGTTCTAAACAAACACAGTCCCTTCAAGAGCTACTGGGTGGCCACCGTGGTGGCAGCATGCAGCAATCTACTCTCTCTAAGATACGGTGGTTATGAAAACGAGAGGTCTGGAGACTTCTGGGTTGACATGACAACGGCTGATATACATCCTATCGGCTGGTGTGCATTGAATCAGCGTACTCTCAGGCCTCCTGATG ATCTGTTGTTAAAGTTTCCAAAGAAGAATTGGGAAGAGTTTTTGATCAGCTTCATGACTTGGGCCAAGAGTGTCCCTGAGCATGTCCTCCACATGCGCAAG GTGTCTAGTCCGACCCCGGTTGACAGAATCAAGAAGGGCATGCGAGTGGAGGTACTAGATGAGCTAAACCCGCGACACGCATGGATCGCGGTCATCAAGGAAACCTACGGTGGCAGGTTGAGGTTACGCTACGCCGCTGTAGATGACGACGGAGACGACTTCTGGTTGTTCTACTTGTCTTGGAGGGTACATCCAATCGACTGGGCTAAAGAGAAACTAGTCTTTATGAAACCTCCCCCGA TGGTGAGACGAAGGAACGCTAATACCACAGAGGCTGGCTGGAATACAATACATCAGTATGCGTTGTCTGCTGCTCGCAGGGAAGCTGCATTTCCTAAGGAATTGTTCAAG GATCAGCCAAAGATTCGTTGTCACCGTTTTAAGAAAGGCATGCGTCTTGAGGCCATCAATCCCAAGATGCCCTCGCAGATCTGTCCCGCTACGGTGTCAGAGTGGCTGAACGACAAGGCTTTCCTGGTTACCATTGACAACCTGATTGATGACAAGGCCGGGCCGACATTCATGTGTCACGCTGACTCCGGTGGTATCTTTCCTGTCAACTGGTGTGAAAAACATGGTTATGCACTTACTTCTCCCAAAG GGTATGGAGGTAGTTACTTCTTTTGGAATACTTATCTGAAGGAAAGAAACGCTAAACCAGCACCGAGGGAACTGTTTAGAATT TTCTCCCGAGACCATGAGTTTCGTCCCAGCATGAAGGTAGAAGCCGTCAACCCCTTTAGTCCCGCAGAGATCTGTGTGGCCACCATCACTAAAGTAGTCAACCGTCATATGTGGATCCACTTTGACAACAGCAAGCTGCCGAACCTCGTAGTGGACTCGGAGTCCCACGACATCTTCCCGGTGGGATGGTGTGAGAGTAATGGATATATACTCAAGGCTCCCAAGAAACTCATGG CAAGAAAGGCTAAAAAGGTTGCCATCGTTTGGCCAGAGAAGCATAG GCAACAGCCAACAATTTCTCCACTGAGTCCAGGCAGGGATTTATATCAGAAAATCCAAAGGCTGCACAGGGATGAAGACTCTGCAACAG GTCATGGCACCGATTGGACACCCAAGGTGTACTTCAACCACAAGTGTTTCTCGGGTCCCTTCCTCAGTAAAGGTCGCATAGCGGAGCTGCCTAAGGCCGTTGGGCCAGGTATCGTGGTGCTGGTCCTAAGAGAGGTCTTGTCGTTGCTGATCAACGCTGCATATAAACCCCCTAGAGTGCTGAAGGAATTGGAGATGGAGAATGAGGAAACGGCTGGTATGAATGGCCATCTACAAGTCATGAAAGCAAA ATACAAGGGTAAAAGCTATCGTGCCTTGGTTGAGATATGCAAGACGTCAAGTGAACTGACAGAGTACATAAGGACAACATGCATCAAACTAGAATGCTGTCCCAATCTTATATCCCTCAAGTGTGTTGCTGATAATGAAGAATGTCAAGACGGCTGCACCAACCTAACCAAAACCAAATACA CATACCAGTACGGCAAGAAGAAGAAATTTCACCACATTGGTAGACCACCGGGCAGGAAGACCACCACGGTTGTAAGGCCACTGCCCCCTCCACCTCCACCACGTAAGGGCAACAAAAGACGCAAGAAACGCAAGCCGTTTGTCCACCGCAAGAAACACAGCCTGCTGACTCAGGAAGAGGAGGAGCAGTTACAGAACGGTCAGGATGGGGAGAGGGAGGCCATGAATGATGGGGAGGACGCTAGGAGGCAGGACAGAGGAGGAATGGTCAAGAAGAAGAATCAATCTCAGACGATGGCCCATGCACTGCTCCAATCAGCCAAGAGGAAAAAG ATCCATCCCATCCCACCAAAGCTTGTCCTACCTCATCGGGAGAGGGGAACCAAGATGAAGACATTCGCCGCCATCTTGACATCAAATAGAGCCCAGAAGAAAGCTGCCAAAGAAAAGCCACCGGTCCAACCCGCTGTCAACCACGAAAAAGCCAAAACAAAA GCCTTTGTCACAAACAGCAAGCCAGAAGACCGCCTCCATCTCACCTCCAACCCCCTGAAATGGACCACTAGTGAGGTCGTCAAATTCATCAACAAAACAGACTGTGCAACATTAGCAAGAATATTCGAAGAGCAG
- the LOC117302736 gene encoding uncharacterized protein LOC117302736, with protein MTLLKSYSISIKMLSFFLYILLMSTEEGNGESRYETGGLTKTGNGERQLKQIEQYGKHPRYGKCWTRALEQIQEGCKHLTDDEQSLMALGFTNCHLEKAGLRTYPCDPSQNIQDCLRQLKDDVIAFNAYTEFFTHTQDMCFFLQSQVWHEQTESTVSRLVLSSEEVADKMEATGQLQEEMKVKQEESLEQQHLILKNEEHLRRTLETSSNDIKSVFAEMKQSTQNQRHLLEETFSRVADVQHMILGEFSWFNSLLFFAAAVLIAYLLTSAPRTSGARLWLFIILGADLVIERLVFQMPGADQTQLYERMWLCRKCFCFAAMVTLVIVAYRYKDFAVVNNQLLLDIKRQNLELFQALKSGGRYPAIGNGAVAAALQSTSTTAMSLLSSQKQKSFGAGFDYSDSTPARNAVCIDGMTMLDGYSSEDFTGTDSDPTFIEGGSSDAEPSDTESFLTARTPSQPTSRRASFNEGHPAADRGYNQSFNHSVSTLTSSESTDGTFTGSMPSAKRKRGRPKGSRSKQSTPQNVTPTQSRYNLRTRGSPVADNSILNSETVQAFMERMGVSLGRREYRVEQLTPVGNSRRRGNVTSFSSDEEY; from the exons ATGACCCTCCTCAAGTCTTACTCCATCAGCATCAAGATGTTGTCATTCTTCCTCTACATTCTTCTAATGTCCACCGAGGAAGGAAACGGAGAATCTAGATATGAGACCGGCGGATTGACAAAAACTGGGAACGGGGAAAGACAGCTCAAGCAGATAGAACAGTACGGGAAACATCCAAGGTACGGCAAATGCTGGACAAGAGCTCTGGAGCAGATTCAGGAAG GATGCAAGCATCTTACAGATGACGAGCAGAGTCTCATGGCCCTCGGATTCACAAACTGTCACCTGGAGAAAGCTGGTCTGCGAACGTACCCCTGCGATCCCTCACAGAACATCCAAGACTGCTTGCGACAACTCAAAGACGATGTCATCGCGTTCAATGCGTATACCGAGTTCTTCACACACACTCAAGACATGTGTTTCTTTCTTCAGAGTCAGGTGTGGCACGAGCAGACTGAGAGTACTGTATCCAGACTCGTTCTGAGCTCGGAAGAAGTGGCTGATAAAATGGAGGCAACAG GTCAGCTCCAGGAGGAGATGAAAGTAAAGCAAGAAGAATCACTTGAGCAGCAGCATCTTATCTTGAAGAATGAGGAGCATCTAAGGCGTACCTTGGAGACATCTTCAAATGATATCAAG AGTGTCTTTGCGGAAATGAAACAGAGCACCCAGAACCAAAGACACCTCTTAGAAGAGACGTTCAGCCGCGTCGCTGACGTCCAGCACATGATCCTGGGAGAATTCAGCTGGTTTAACTCGTTGCTGTTTTTCGCTGCTGCCGTTCTGATTGCGTACCTGTTGACATCGGCACCCCGTACTAGTGGGGCTAGACTCTGGCTCTTCATCATCCTAGGGGCTGACTTGGTGATTGAAAGACTTGTGTTTCAAATGCCTGGGGCTGATCAA ACGCAGCTTTATGAGCGAATGTGGCTCTGCAGGAAGTGTTTTTGTTTCGCTGCAATGGTGACTCTCGTCATTGTTGCATATCGATATAAAGACTTTGCTGTTGTGAACAACCAACTGCTTCTGGATATCAAACGACAGAACCTTGAACTTTTTCAAGCCTTGAAAAGTG GTGGGAGATATCCTGCAATAGGAAATGGTGCTGTTGCAGCAGCTTTACAAAGTACCAGCACCACAGCCATGTCACTACTGTCAAGTCAGAAACAGAAGTCTTTTGGTGCAGGGTTTGACTACAGTGACAGTACACCAGCACGAAACGCAG TTTGCATAGATGGGATGACAATGCTGGATGGGTACAGTTCTGAAGATTTCACGGGTACAGACTCTGATCCGACATTTATAGAAGGAGGTAGCTCCGACGCTGAACCCTCGGACACAGAGAGCTTCCTCACGGCCCGAACACCAAGCCAACCAACCAGCAGACGGGCCAGTTTCAATGAGGGTCATCCAGCTGCGGATCGTGGCTACAACCAAAGCTTCAATCATTCGG tgaGTACTCTCACGTCATCCGAGTCAACAGATGGAACTTTCACAGGTAGTATGCCTTCAGCAAAGAGGAAAAGAGGTCGACCAAAAGGAAGTAGAAGTAAACAGTCCACACCCCAAAAT GTAACACCCACACAGTCACGTTATAATCTACGGACCAGGGGCTCCCCAGTAGCAGACAACTCCATCCTGAACAGTGAGACAGTCCAGGCATTCATGGAGCGGATGGGCGTGTCACTTGGGCGGAGGGAGTACAGGGTGGAGCAGTTGACACCAGTAGGGAATTCAAGAAGACGGGGAAACGTTACGTCATTTTCATCGGATGAGGAATATTAA